The stretch of DNA CTGTCTCTGAAACAAAAAAAACAACtaggcgagctgctgggtccctggtgttatCCACTCGTTATGTAATtttctcgtttattgactacattgacaatggcatgggaccaagttgtcaaacaattaggaggaagtatttttttggCATGTAATAACGAGGCACCTGCTTGCATAATGCAATgaccctggtgggtccctactatcatcctctccacgtacagtcgtCTCTTGATTCCTCgtggttgttgaccatgttgacaatgccAGACGGCGACGGGCGGAGCGAGCGAACCAAGGCAGAGAACGatggcgaggcctcggacgggaacgaacaaCAACCATGGAAGATGCGCCAGGGTAGTGGcaggtggaggggagtacgagggcaACAACATGCAACTCAAGCTTACAAATGGTACAAAAAGCTCAaggattaattgttcatcaaaTTTTTAGACAAAGCCCAGATTGAACACGGCAGTAACATCTAACCCAACCATTCTTTTTTGTAGTCACAAACAAATGGATCGgtctgatccataaaatcaacATCCTGTGCAAAAAAATTATTTCAGGATGACTACAACTTGTTGCAAATAGAAGCTGAGCACGTTTAGAAGCCCATTTGTCCACCTGAAACTTCTTTTTTTGCTGTTCAATGTGTCCGTCTGTGGGAAATCTCTTGCTGTAAAACTTAAGCCTCATGGACAATAACAACCTCGCATTCAGCAagaagaatgtgacaaagcttCTGTTTGCCTGGTTGGATGCATATCTTTCCATCGTAATTGTCCTCAAATGAATGTCATGAGAACTGAGAAAATCCTGGTGCTTATTACGCCACCGATTGGTTATACGTTTTTCTCCATGTGGTTGCAGTACCTAAGTaaacatgaagattgaaaacagttaaggtctgaAAAAAGAGTATGTCAAAAGAGGGACAGCTGAatggttaattctagtacaatatATATGGGCTTTCAATGTGCATGAAATCATCACCTCTATATATAAATTCTCTATAGATTGAAAGCATCACAGCAAGCCAATAATTACATTCAGATGAAAACTAGACATCCCGATATATATAAGATCTTGATAGAATCCAGCTGTATTGATATTCTATCCATGGacgaactcttcattgagcatataacataatattagaacccaaagtgtactccaagatgatataaaacttatgcgcacaaatgaaaaatgcagcttacgattacaaatgtgtagatgataatatacggTACCTGAAAAAGTGAGGAGCCAAACACCAACTTCCTGTGATCATTAAACGGATCATGAATTACACCCAAGATCTCCAGTTTGGGCGTAGAGACGACAGTTATCTGCGAATGTTTATAACAATTATCAAggagcaacctttgaagtgaaggggcatcttcggTGATGAGTTGTTGTCCTTCAAAACAAATTCCAATGCTTTTAAGGTGAGGCGACATTATCTGGAGACAACTGATAGGGATTTCTATTCCCAAAACAATCAACAAGCGCTCCAGGGTAGGGCAACTAGAGTGGATGATGTTGTGTAGTGAGGCCTCCAACAGATAAACCACCACAAGCGAAAGTTTTTTTGAGCAGTGGGAATCGAAGCATTTGTACCAGATCGTATGGTAGATGGCACCGGgcgaaggtggcggtgtggagagaggaggaaaaccgcgaGATGGACAACGGTGGTGTGGGCATGAATTCTTGGTGTGTTCGTGGTATGAAACTTTCGTGGTAATGGTAGAACTCAAACTGCTGGCGAATTCAAGGGTGTCAGCTAAGCATCCACCGTGCCGGGTATGGACATGAGGTAGCGTGTCGGGATGCAGAGGCATTGAATGGGGCCTACTGGTGAGAGGAGACGATGGCTCTGAGGATATCAAATTCAGGAAGGACAGATATCTGATGACATTCGAGATTGAGGGGCGCggtgcgccatagagggcgccactgagttgagaggacttgtgtgcagtagcaatccttggtggggagaagcgagataaTCTCCTCCAGGATGACGTCCGGGAAGTCGTTGATGCGGTCCACCGGAGATTCTACCAGTTCCTCGGATCTGGGTGGGGCGGGGGgctcgccgcttctccccgcgctaCCAAGTGCGAGATCTACAACCGGCGTCGCCGcaggcgggagcctcatcttcttggcgctagGGCCAGCCGGCTCCATTTTCCTTGTGGGCGTCGCACCGAGCTCATGGGTTTGAGCAGAGTAGCCGGAGACAAGCCTAGTGGCAGTGCGAGTGGGGAAGAAGGAGGGATGGGTTTTTTTTGtaggagtggaagaagaggagcaggCGTTTTCTGTATGGGTGAGGAAGAAGGTGACCGgggggttgatacgtctccaacgtatctataatttttgatcgttccatgctattatattatctattttagatgtttaatgggctttaatatgctctcttatattatttttgggactaacctattaaccgaaggcccagtgtcagtttctgtattttttttgcctatttcagtgtttcatagaaaaggaatatcaaacaaaatccaaacggaacgaaaccttcgtgaggatatttcttggaacaaacacaaaccaggagacttggagtggaagtctagAAGTCATCGAGGCGGTCATgagataggagggcgcgcccaggggggtaggcgcgcccccaccctcgtgggccccacagagctccaccgacgtacttctttcacctatatatactcttctaccctaaaaacatcagggggagccgcgaaaccacttttccagcacggcaaccttctgtaccggtgagatcccatctggggcctttttcggcgatctgccggagagggattcgatcacgggggggcttctacatcaactccataGGCTCTCGGATGATATGTGAGTAGTTTACAaaagaccttcgggtccatagttattagctagatggcttcttttctctctttggttctcaatacaaagttctcctcgatgttcttggagatctattcgatgtaatacttttttgcgatgtgtttgctgagatccgatgaattatggatttACGATCAAgttttatctatgaataatatttggttcttctctgaattcttatatgcatgatttgatatctttgcaagtctcttcgaattatcggtttagtttggcctactatattgatctttcttgcaatgggagaagtgcttagctttgggttcatcttgcggtgtcctttcccagtgacagtaggggaagcaaggcacatattgtattgttgccatcgaggataaaaagatggggtttatatcatattgcttgagtttatccctctacatcatgtcatcttgcttaaagcgttactctgttcttatgaacttaatactctagatgcatgctggatagcggtcaatgtgtggagtaatagtagtacatgcagaatcatttcggtctacttaacacggacgtgatgcctatattcataataattgcctagatattctcataactatgcgctctactatcaattgcttggcagtaatttgttcacccaccgtaatacatgctatcatgagagaagccacttgtgaaacctatggcccccgggtctctttcatattatattgcatctctttttatttacatcgcatctcgtttactattttgcaatctttactttccaatctataaaacaaaaatactgaaaatatttatcttactatctttattagatcttCACTTTCGCaaatgaccgtgaagggattaacaacccctttatcgcattggttgcgagggtcttgattgtttgtgcaggtactaggtgacttgcatgttagctcctgctggattgataccttggttctcaaaaactgagggaaatacttacgctactttgctgcatcaccctttcctcttcaagggaaaaccaacgcatgatcaagaggtagcaagaaggattttctagcgtcgttgccgaggagatctacgctcaactcaagacataccaagtacccatcataaactcttctccctcacattacattatttgccatttgcctctcgttttcctctcccccacctcacctttgccattttattcgccccttttccgttcgtctcttttcgcttgcctcttgtgcGTCCGTGTGTTAGATCGTTTGTTTCGCCGTCATGGCTAGCCCTTTCTCCCCTTCTTTATCTCCCGATTTTTaagttcttcacttcaaacaaagacaaggagaaaaccTAAAAGATGATTGGTATAGGATGATAGAATCCTATCGTAGTTGCACTATAGAGGGAGATTTCAAGATTTTACTTCGTAATTTTTATGTTGGGCTAACCATATCcaatagacaactcttggattttGCAGCTAAAGGGAATTTTATTGAAGTTGATTCCAATTTTGCTTATGAGATTATATAGGGAATAGTAGGAGTACTTCCCCCACAAAAGGAACTACATCTTACTCAAGAAGGAACCCAAGTTTTAGAGAAATTATGCGAATTGCAAAAATGTATTGAGCCTTTTAAAAATGTTGGCGGGAACCTTCACCGTAAGAATATGTTGATCACTCTTTGCAATAAGAGGTTGGATGCTCTAGATCTAAAAATCTCCGAGCATGAAGGGAAACCTAAGGAACCTCCCGGATCCGAGCATATCTCCATCAAAAAGATaaataccaaagatgacaatacctagatctattcttgcttttatgcctagctaggggaattaaacgatagcgcttgttgggaggcaacccaattttatttttgttctttactttcactacaagaaatatgtcaacttttgaccttctgtcagtgaccctggaagaattggtcataaatctatgaccatttgagaccaattggtcaaaagctgtgtCGGgtggctccaaaccctaaactatatcgaccattttggtcagaaaggtcgtaatttccttacacgaaatggtcataaagcagacaacactggtccgctgccttatttccaGCTGATCACGACAAATATAGATGTTCATAACCTTTTAAATTGTGGTGgattgctatgactaggcgccacctcatcagctTTGCCTACGTGTCATGTCCATGTGccaatttttgccctaggttgtgaagcaacctatatttctgtcattcccaaaattcccgaAACAATCatataaattctttgggtcatatctcccttaaatatgtaaaaatccttccttgcctagttcaaaataattcaaaaatattcattttcctattctatgCACAACaacactttgtgaaggaagtgttatttatatattcttgattgccctcaaaatttttgggcactctttcctaccCAAATCATTGCttcatgacaaaattcagctccattttcccAGTAAATTTtgctcggcaaatttccaaaagttttgtccacctagaagcattatCAAGTACCAtttttatatatccaaatgacatgaaatttatataGTTCCTTCATATGCCAAAATTACCACcttcctccaaattgcagctcattcaaatcatatatgtgagcccaggttcaatttatattttatggccagattggcacattgcaaagcaagtgttatctagACCCGTACTATTACCCTCAAATTTTTGgtcactcttccatacccaaatcattgccacatgataatattcagctccattttcTTGGTAGATGTTTCTCAtaaaatttccaaagtttctatcttgagagaagctttgtgaagtaagtactagctagacTTACcaaaatgatctgaaaatttaccagggCATGACCAttcctatgtaacttacctacaccaaatttgagctcatttcatttaCCCAATTTCTCTCGCTaattttcccaagtttctgtccagagaagagcattgtgaaggaagtaccactttggcatatCCAAATGGTATTTATTTTCTACAGTACTTTCCTAtacccaaataaccatcctccaccaaatttcagctcaatccattcattattttgggCCCaccttcaacattcatatttttgtccagtgtggtactttacaaagcaagtaccacctaggctcctacTTTTGATTAGAAAATTTGTCAAGACAGTCTTCTTAGTATATGATAATCCTCAGccaaactcacgcccattggccatgtgcatttctcgtactgctaatcaaacacttggctgctaattcatgtttgagcatagTTCGGGCTCGTcatgagaatcttatgttgtaattttcttcctagcacctacctggggagtgacCAACCCACTAGAAATGCCTAGGCCGCCCATAACGCATGGCAACACCACAGTCACACGGTGACCATGCGGCAGGCATGCGAGTTTAACCACTCTAGAGTAGGGGCCCTCAGCCACTATCCAAACCTCGatgtatcgccaccaaaccatgtatttatgattaaatagatacttatataactagaaatgatttttggaaaaaataaagagtaaactataaggcagctgcagttcaaatttgacccattTCCTGTTGAACCGGCGGAAGTTTGTCtgtttcacgagaggtggatcaaaatattttacacccaaccatttcgtcaattgtgcattaaatatggcctaatattttataaaattgatttggtccaattttgcaacaaatatatggtaggtccttcacacaaaaaactcattttgggcactcaaaaaatggaaaatctattcttcgtccaaagaaaatgaaaactttcttaggcaacattgtttgccattccattatccacccttgtgcacaatattaaattatttgaacaaactatgccatgaatgtggccacaAGATTGATCATTTGGACTGAAAGCCacgaatcttcacacatgatagctcatttcttaGAATACATTTTCTAAAGAATTTTTGTATTactagtttattatttttcctgataacttggtcacatataatgaaacaatgcaaaggttttccaattttttgattttttatgcgcgtttcaaaatgcggtcaaaatggcGGGAATGACAGTTCCTAACTAGTGGTTGGATTTTGAAAAACTTTTGTTGTTTCTCTGATTAAAGAgttacttatgtacctagaaatgatttttggaaaaaataaagagcaaactataaggcagctgcagttcaaatttgacccgcttccaactgaatcggcggaaatttgtctttttcgcGAGAGCTGGATCAAAAATTTTGACActcaaccatttggtcaattgtgcattaaatatggcctattatttcataaaaatgatttggtccaatattgcaacaaatatatggtaggtccttcacaaaaaaactcattttgggcacttgaaaaatagaaaatgaattttttgtccaaagaaaattaaaacttccttaggcaacattttTTGCCATGCCAAGATGCACCCTtatgcacaatatgagatcatttgaacaaactatgccatgaatgaggccataagattgatcatttggcttgaaagccatgcatcttcacacatgatagctcgtttctgagaacactttttaaacaTAATTaacgtattacaagtttattatttttcctggtaacttcGTCACATATAATGACAAAATGCGAACTTTTTCcaattatttgattttttttgaatatttatgcccgtttcaaaatgcggtcaaaatggcGGGCATGACCGTtactagctagtggttgaatcttggaaaactttttgtgtttctctgattaaatagatacttatgtacctagaaatgatttttgaaacaaaataaagagcaaactatgaggcaactgtagttcaaattttaccCGCTTCTTATcgaatcggcagaaatttgtctttttcacgagaggtggatcacaAATTTTGACACcaaaccatttggtcaattgtgcattaaacatgcctagtattttataaaaatgatttggtccagtattgcaacaaatatatggtaggtccttcacaaaaaaatcattttgggcactcgaaaaataggaaatgaatttttcatccaaagaaaatgaaaacttcattaggcaacattgtttgtcgtcccaagatgcacccttgtgcacaatatgagatcatttcaacaaactatgccatgaatgtcgccataagattgatcatttggcttgaaagccatgcatcttcacgcatgatagctcgttcctaagaacacttttttaaaagtaattaccgtattacaagtttattattttcctggtaacttggtcacatataatgacacaatgcgaaggttttccaattttttttatttttttagaatttttatacccgtttcaaaatgcggtcaaaacggcgggcatgaccgttctgagctagtggttgaatcttgaaaaacttttactatttatatgattaaatagatacttatgtacctagaaatgatttttggaaaaaaataaagaggaaaCTATGAGGCAGGTGCAGTTCAAATTTGAGCCGTTTCCATCTGGAtcgacggaaatttgtctttttcaccagaggtggatcaaatattttgacacccaaccatttggtcaattgtgaattatatatggcctagtattttataaaaattatttggtcaaatattgcaacaaatatatggtaggtccttcacaaaaaaacctcattttgggcactcgaaaaatggaaaatgattttttcatgcaaagaaaatgaaacttccttaggcaacattccCTGTCATTCAAACATGCACCCAtatgcacaatatgagatcatttgaacaaactatgccatgaatgtggccataagattgatcatttggcttgaaagcaatgaatctccacacatgatagctcatttttTAAAAAGTTAtcatattacaagtttattatttttaccggtaacttggccacatataatgacacaacgcgaaggttttccattttatttattttttttgaattcttcACGCCCGTTTCAAAATGCCGTCAAAACGGCGagcatgaccgttcctagctagtggttgaatcttggaaaaaatttgtgtttctctgattaaaagttacttttttacttaaaaatgatttttggaaaaaataagtaacaaactatgaggcaactacagttcaaatttgaaccgTTTCCTATTGAATCgtcggaaatttgtctttttcacgagaggtggataaaaacttttcACACCCAACCATTTAGTAAATTGTGCATAAAATGTGGTCTAATAATTTCTAAAAATGATGTGGTGCCATTCtgcaacaaatatttggtaggtTCTTCAAAAAAAAGAACAATCATTGTTACTCGAAAAATAGAAAATATTTTTATTGTGAAAAGAACTTATTTTTAATCAATTACGACCAATTTGAATGGTCATGACATCTTCAAAGTGTTTACTGCGTTCTGATTGGTCCATAGGCATATCGCACGGATATGGGTCAGACACCGTCGGATATTCCCGGATCCGACGACAGCCCTCGTCCCCCTCACACTCTCACCCCTCGTGGCCTCTTCCCTTCCACCCCCTCGTCTAAACTCCAAACCTTAGCGTCCCTCGCGCCCCACCCGTGCCTCCTTGCCTCCACAAGCCGCCACCCACCCACCGCCTCGTCCCTCCCACAGCTCGCCGCCGACGGCCTCTCCTCTCCCATCTGCTTCCCTACCACAACACGCGGAACGCCTCATCCCGatccaacgcgccgccgtctcctccccgatctagatccgacgcgtcgccgcctcctccccgatccagatcgacACGCCGACTCTCTTACCTTGCCGGCAGGTCCCTCCACTGTCGCcaccccctcctccccctacccCGGCCACCCTCCCTTCCGTCACCCCCGCCTGCTCTGCCTACTGCACCGCCGCCTCCGACGCCATGGAGAACGCCGATCGAAGCAGCAACCCGCTGCTCGCCGACTATGACTTCCCGTCCTTCGACCGCGTCGAGCCCGCGCACATCCGTCCCGGGATCCACGCGCTCCTCGTGCTCCGTGCCAGCCTCGTACGCCCTTATCCCCATTCCCCTGATCCCCGTTCGTTTGCTCGCTCGTCGCCTGTCTGGATATGACCGTGTGTGGTTATGGTTGCTTGCAGGAGGGCAAGCTGGAGGAGCTCGAGAAGGGTGTGGCGCCGGTGTGGGAGTGCTTGGTCCACCCGCTCGAGCGCAGCATCGACAGGCTTGACATCGTCTGGAACATCGTCGACCACATCAAGGCCGTCAAGGACTCGCCCGACCTCCGCGCAGTCGTCGAGGACGTCCAGGTAGTCTCTTCTTCTGTCACGCCGCCCGTGATCGGGATGGACGAAGCAGTTGATTTTTTAGCGCATCATGAGATGCTGTCTCAGTGTTTGGTCTTGATCCATGAATTATCCAGCAATATGGTGCATAGACAGAAATTACTCATAGATCCTGGTTTCGTGCTTGCACCTTTGGTCCGCATGGTTTTTGTGGGGATGTGGTACCGGACTAGAGCATAGAAGCTGATGATTTCTGGATGCATGCAGATTGTGGATGCCATGTCTAAAACCGTTCAATTTTGGATGACTCAAACCGGCTCTAGCTAGCAATCTCTCTCTCCATCTCTGTGTATGTGTGCGCTTGTGCATCCATTGCGTGTAAAACCACGTTTTTCAAACTCTTCGACTATCGGATACACTGACCTTGAATGCACCAACACATTGTGTCAATTTTCCATGCTATGTCTAGTACTAGTTCCTAACTTCCTATACATATAGGAGTATTCTACTTGCTTTGGTTGCCAAACGAAAATACCATGGTTGGGTGACGTCCGTCTGTCCTGGGTTACGTTAGCATACTAGTACAACACAGCTAGTCATAAcaaggttagttcatcatatACTGCGCTTGATGTAAATGTTTAGCTTTAACGAAAAGTAATTTGGGAATAAATTCTTCCATCAGTTTAATATGATTTCTATTGATAGATTTGTCTAGAACTGTTGAAATTGTGAGCAACATACTATTGGGTTCTTACCCATAACATGAGGATATCTGTTTTTCAACTCTGGAAGCCATCATAACATCAGCTGGTCATAGTTATATGCATTGTTTAACTTTTTCTTCTTTGAATTTCACATTGCAGTACATTGTTGTAAGATAATGCACATGTATCAATACCAAATATGGAAAGCTTTAGTAAAAGATGTAAACATGCTCAGCATATGCTATCTGATTCTAAGTCGATTTAGATTAATTATGACTTTGTCATTCTGCTTTATGATTTACTCAATCACTGTTGTTTCATGATGATTATGTAGTATTGCTCCTCTTCTTCCTCGACCACCTGAACCACCACGTCGGCGGGCTTCTGAAGCATCAACTTCAATAATGGTGACCATCCATTCGTCCATTCCTTGATTCCATCTAGCATTTTAGTTCCCCTAGAGCTAGCTAGTTTGGTCTGCTACGGTTTGTTGGTGCCTTGGGTTTCAACTCACTGCAGCAGAAGCACCATTCTTTTGCCTTTTTCATTTAGATGCCTTTGCATTGTTTGGCATCAGACCCTGTTCAAGGAGATTTGCTTTTGGTAGATGCAGAGTATAGATTAAGTATTCCATAAAATTCACCACATGAGTATACTACTTAATAGCCAATTTTCATGGTCAAATTCAGCCCTGGATGCAAATGGACGTCATGATTATGTTATGCACCGAGGTCGGTGGTCGAATTCTCGATTGGTGTGGAACACCATGGACAGGGCAAAATCAGGTCCAAAATTTTGTTCTTGAATAGCCTATAGTGTTCACTGGAcgatttttcttttcttctttgaCCCAGTTGATTGTATGGCACTGAAATATAAATATTTGGTTGCTCGTCCTCGCCTTTGGAAATTCATACCATGCCTGGAAATGTTTGATTGACCATCTTCTTCTTATTGATCCATAAAAACTTGACATTTTTGTTGTAAAAACATACCTGTATATATGTTGATAGTCTTGTAAGAACTTGTTGTGTCTGGGTTTGTGGATCTTCAAAAAATATATCATCTATGCTTTTATCCTTGAACTGTTGCTATGGCGATGAATGCCCATGCGTACCATTGTTGTCACTTTTTAGGGTGTGCGTAGTTTGTTAATTCACTTAACTACAGGATATCCTTACTCGTACAAAATGCACAGTTGTtgttcttgtaaatataggcgtGCCTACCATCGCcccatcgacaccatcaccaaaCAAAAAAGGGATCTAGCCACTTCTTATGACAAGAAAAGTAGGCATTGTTACCTGTTTGCATCTGAGATTGCATAATATTGGAAGAACATGCTTAATTGGCCTGTGCATTTGGCAGATATAGTAGTGTTTGTTCTGCTACTAGCATCCTCTACTGTTTAGTTGGTATTTGGTATTATATATTTTTCTTCTAGCCCAGAATTTTTCATTTTAGATCTTGTTGCATGATGTGTCATGTATATGACCAGTACTACTATTTCTGCATGCTTATATGTTTGTGCATTGACTAGCTTAGCTAGCACAGTAGTGTTCTGTTGAAATTTGAGGCATATCTTTGTTCATAAGTGTCTTTGTTCCCATGCAGTGTGCTTTGAAACGTAGGGCGAATCTTGTGGAGGAGTAGGGCGAATCAGACATTGTCTCGCTTGTGCCGCTATGGTAAAAACAGAGCACCACACTTGATGTGAATGTGTTAATACGGCAAAATGATTGAGATCTATTTGACTTTTCTCTTCTCTATGTAGATAACATGCTGAATGTTGTTCATGCGACTGTGTATGAATCTTCTGTACGTGTAGATTGTTAGGCATTGTTTAATGCTGCTGAGGGTGTAACAGAGGTGAGGTTTGTACTGCTGTTGAAACAAATAGCCGAAGAAGTCATAATGTTCTTCTGTTAAGCTATTGTCTCATGTACTTACAAATTTCTGGTTGACGTGTAGTGTTTCAACCAACAGCAGAAAAATCAGTTTGATGTATGGATGCTTCATGCGGTTGTAGCTAATGATCTTTGTACTGATGACAGTTTTGGGGTAAGTGTACTATGGTAAAATGCAGATGTTGATTATTTCCTCGACCCAAGAGAGAGCAATGAAGTCCATTTCACTATTAGGAAATCCCCTCGGTTTCATAATTGTATTATTTTATAATCCCCCCAATTCCTGCCATATTCCTGTGTAAGAAAATGTATTCCTGAGATGATCTATTGTGTTATGTAATCTGGAGAGATATtttatgtgatgtgatatgatgAATGATTTGAATTCGACCTAGAGTTTTCCTGATTTGAATACAAAATAATGTTGGATGCATGTGTGTAACTGGGCTAAATAAGCCTTGGGCCCAAACAATTCTCAACATCAAAAAGGCTGGGCCAAACGTTATTTTCAGAAGGCTGAGTTCTAATATAGGACAAATAAATAAGCTAAAAAGGCCACGCCCCAACATGCACTGCaccatttcaaaaaaaaatgtaCAGTAAAAGGCCGAGGCCCAAAAAACTAGAGGAAACACAAAGGCTGAATTGTAGGGCCTGGCTCATGTAGCTGACCAAAATTAATAggaaaaaaat from Triticum urartu cultivar G1812 chromosome 3, Tu2.1, whole genome shotgun sequence encodes:
- the LOC125543756 gene encoding organellar oligopeptidase A, chloroplastic/mitochondrial-like isoform X2, with translation MENADRSSNPLLADYDFPSFDRVEPAHIRPGIHALLVLRASLEGKLEELEKGVAPVWECLVHPLERSIDRLDIVWNIVDHIKAVKDSPDLRAVVEDVQCALKRRANLVEE
- the LOC125543756 gene encoding organellar oligopeptidase A, chloroplastic/mitochondrial-like isoform X3 produces the protein MENADRSSNPLLADYDFPSFDRVEPAHIRPGIHALLVLRASLEGKLEELEKGVAPVWECLVHPLERSIDRLDIVWNIVDHIKAVKDSPDLRAVVEDVQYCSSSSSTT
- the LOC125543756 gene encoding serine proteinase stubble-like isoform X1, encoding MTSRPSTASSPRTSVPGSTRSSCSVPASRASWRSSRRVWRRCGSAWSTRSSAASTGLTSSGTSSTTSRPSRTRPTSAQSSRTSSIAPLLPRPPEPPRRRASEASTSIMPWMQMDVMIMLCTEVGGRILDWCGTPWTGQNQCALKRRANLVEE